Part of the Aquimarina sp. MAR_2010_214 genome is shown below.
ATTCAATCGGCTGCAAATCAATTAGGAGAAACTTTTCAAAGAGATTATACTGTACATTGGTATGAAATCTTAATTGTACTGGTCTGGACAGTCATTTTTATATACCTATCGTATTACTTACTTAAAAAGAGAGATTTATAATATATTTGAACTTCTCAGAGTTCAAATATGCCATACGCTTATTCTTAAATTTCATAATATATATGTCAGAGACAAAAACGGATGTCTTCCTATAACAACTCAGGATATTTCGGTTGTTGGGTTTCCAGAATATTTTACTCCAAATGGAGATGGATTTCATGAAACCTGGAATGTAGAGGGAATATCAACACAGATTATGGGTAATTCTCTAATCTATATATTTGATTCGATACGGAAAACTCATCAAACAGCTCAGAGCGGGAAGTCCAGGTTGGGACGGAATCTATAATGGTAAGCTAATGCCTTCTAGCCAATATTGGTTTCGTGTAGAATTAGAGGATGGTAGAATTCTTACCGGAAGTTTTGCTCTTATCCGTTGACTATCTTCACTATAGAATTAGTAGAGAATATTAAGTTAGCTCTCTATTTATTAGTATATTGACCGATAATACAAATACCCTAAATGAAACAAAAATTACTTTCAATTTTACTTCTCACCTCTGTATTTTTTATCGGTTATTCACAAAACGAACCTACTGATTGTGTTAATTCTATTATTGTTTGTGGAAATACTAATCTAGAATTAAACTCTAACGGTACAGGCATCAATGATTTTGCATTACCCGGAAACAATGCTCCTACCTGTTCTTTTACAGAAAGTCAGAGTTTATGGTTACGAGTTAATATTGTTCAATCAGGAACCCTAGCATTCACTAT
Proteins encoded:
- a CDS encoding T9SS type B sorting domain-containing protein, which gives rise to MYWSGQSFLYTYRITYLKREIYNIFELLRVQICHTLILKFHNIYVRDKNGCLPITTQDISVVGFPEYFTPNGDGFHETWNVEGISTQIMGNSLIYIFDSIRKTHQTAQSGKSRLGRNL
- a CDS encoding T9SS type B sorting domain-containing protein, encoding MIRYGKLIKQLRAGSPGWDGIYNGKLMPSSQYWFRVELEDGRILTGSFALIR